In Saccharomonospora marina XMU15, one genomic interval encodes:
- a CDS encoding SGNH/GDSL hydrolase family protein, translated as MNGFDSYVAIGDSFTEGLNDPLPDGTYRGWADRLAEILGAGRSEFQYANLALRGKMLAEIVQEQLPLALELKPDLVTVCAGGNDIIVPGADVDDIAARFEETIATLRGAGIEVLIFTGPDTKRMSVMSILRGKVGIYNAHLWAIAERHKAKVVDLWAMDVLHDNRAWSDDRLHFTSEGHRRIALRTAEVLGVPTAEDWREPWPETAEHANWLTLRRSDLEWTRTHLLPWIRRHLRGESMGDGLVPKRPRLEPLVRNQVSGARLTEAAES; from the coding sequence GTGAACGGGTTCGACAGCTATGTGGCGATCGGGGACAGCTTCACCGAGGGGCTCAACGACCCGCTTCCCGATGGGACCTACCGAGGGTGGGCGGACCGGCTGGCGGAGATTCTCGGTGCGGGGCGAAGCGAGTTCCAGTACGCCAACCTGGCGCTGCGGGGCAAGATGCTGGCCGAGATCGTGCAGGAGCAGCTACCGCTCGCGCTCGAACTCAAGCCCGATCTCGTCACCGTCTGCGCGGGCGGGAACGACATCATCGTTCCAGGAGCGGACGTGGACGACATCGCGGCCAGGTTCGAGGAGACCATCGCCACGTTACGGGGGGCGGGTATCGAGGTGCTGATCTTCACCGGCCCTGACACCAAGCGGATGTCGGTGATGAGCATCCTGCGGGGCAAGGTGGGCATCTACAACGCGCATCTGTGGGCCATCGCGGAGCGACACAAGGCCAAGGTCGTGGACCTGTGGGCGATGGATGTGCTGCACGACAACCGGGCATGGAGCGACGACCGGCTGCACTTCACGTCCGAGGGGCATCGCAGGATCGCGCTGCGTACCGCCGAAGTGCTCGGCGTGCCGACGGCCGAGGACTGGCGGGAGCCGTGGCCGGAAACCGCCGAGCACGCCAACTGGCTCACACTGCGCCGTTCGGACCTGGAATGGACGAGGACGCACCTGCTGCCGTGGATTCGAAGGCACCTGCGCGGCGAGTCGATGGGCGACGGTCTTGTGCCCAAACGGCCGAGGCTGGAACCGCTGGTTCGCAACCAGGTCAGCGGCGCACGGCTCACCGAAGCCGCCGAGAGCTGA
- a CDS encoding OmpA family protein, protein MSGDRGWLVLVPIALLVTGALALAVTWVSVDHIESDLAGRSSAALRSAEVRGAEVTLDGRDATVREAPADQVATAYEVVAGVDGVRRVEVFAAQRDTRRDDARDRLQQRLDEVLARAPITFDPFSDALTPQAERSVAAAAAFIDAARGDLRIEVAGHTSKVPGVDPTAAKDLSDRRAQAVADRLVAAGVAEQRVWPIGYGDSRPAGGDPNLDRRVEITVR, encoded by the coding sequence ATGTCCGGTGACCGCGGCTGGCTCGTGCTTGTCCCGATCGCCCTGCTGGTGACGGGCGCCCTCGCGCTGGCGGTGACCTGGGTGAGCGTCGACCACATCGAGTCCGACCTGGCGGGCCGCTCCTCGGCCGCCCTGCGCTCGGCCGAGGTGCGTGGAGCAGAGGTTACCCTCGATGGTCGCGATGCCACGGTGCGTGAGGCCCCCGCTGATCAGGTGGCGACGGCCTACGAGGTGGTGGCGGGAGTCGACGGTGTGCGAAGGGTGGAGGTGTTCGCGGCCCAACGCGACACCAGGCGTGACGACGCACGCGACCGGCTGCAGCAGCGCCTCGACGAGGTGCTGGCCCGCGCACCGATCACGTTCGACCCCTTCAGCGACGCCCTGACCCCGCAGGCCGAGCGTTCCGTGGCGGCCGCCGCCGCGTTCATCGACGCCGCGCGCGGTGACCTGCGCATCGAGGTCGCGGGGCACACCTCCAAGGTCCCGGGTGTCGACCCGACAGCCGCCAAGGATCTGTCCGACAGACGAGCGCAGGCGGTGGCCGACCGCCTGGTCGCCGCGGGTGTCGCCGAGCAACGCGTGTGGCCGATCGGGTACGGCGACAGCAGACCTGCCGGTGGAGACCCGAATCTGGACCGCAGGGTGGAGATCACGGTGCGCTGA